In the Treponema vincentii F0403 genome, GCGCTCAGCAATTTATTCTTACGGATAGCGGCAATCTCCTGCATCACTGCGGAAATCTTATTCACTCCCCCAGCCCGTAATTCATCCAGCCGCTTCGTATATTCCGACAGAACGGCATCTTCCGCTAAAAGTTTCGCAGTATCCGCCTGCGCAATTTGTTCCGCAGTAAACGTATACTGTGTAAGATTTTCGGGTGTGTCTTTCATCCTAACCTCCGGTATATTTCCGTATTCAATCGTGTTTATAGATACCGAGCGGAAAGCCGCAACAGCGCTTCCTGATCGGTGGTGGCGGTATCGACAATACCGGCAAGGCGGTAGTTCGACATAACGGCAATGCGGTTGGTAATGCCCAAAATTTCCGGCATCTCGCTCGAAACAACGATAATCGTCTTTCCCGCCTTTGCCATTTTAATAATCAGCTGATAAATTTCGTACTTAGCGCCGACATCGATACCACGGGTCGGTTCATCCAACAGCAGAATATCGGGCTGGCGTTCAAGCCATTTGCCGATAATCACCTTCTGCTGATTACCGCCGCTCAGTGCGCTGATCAATTCATCCGCAGAAACACACTTTGTGTGCATAGTCTTTATTTCACGGTCGGCCGCCTCCTGCATTTTACGGTTTGACAGCACACCGAATGTTTTATAGGTTTCGATATTTGCAATAACGGTATTAAATTTGATGGAAGCCTTGCCGAACATACCGTTGAACTTCCGCTCCTCGGTTACGGGCGCAAAGTTATAGGCCATCGCATCCTTTGAATTGGAAAAATGGAGCTTTTTACCGTCAAGGATCATCTCGCCGGAAGCAACGGTCCGCAAGCCGAAGATGCTTTCCAAAAGTTCGCTCCGTCCCGCTCCTACAAGACCGTACAGCCCGAAAATTTCTCCCTTTTTTACCGTAAAGGAAATATCCTTTAGCTGCGGCTCATACCGAGTGGAAAGATTGCGTACTTCAAAGTAGTCGTCGCCCACCGTATTGTCCACATCGGGGAAACGCTTTTCGAGCGAACGTCCGACCATCGCCGAGATCAATTCATTCATATTTGTGTCGTGAATATTCTTTGCAAGCGTCAACCGCCCGTCGCGCAGCACCGCTACTTCGCTGCATATCTGAAAGATTTCATCCATTTTATGCGAAATATAAACAAACGACACGCCCCGCTTGCTTAACGTCCGTACAATCGAAAACAGTTTAATCACTTCCGGCTCGGTTAAAGAAGAAGTCGGCTCGTCCAATACAATCACCTTCGCATTATACGAAACAGCCTTTGCAATCTCCACCATCTGCCGCTGCGAAACCGACATCGTACGCATAATCGTGCGGGCATTCACGCTCATCCCCAGCGAGGCAAAAAGCGCATCGGTATCCTTCTGCATCTTTGTCTCATTCACCGCGCCGAACCGAACGGGATATCTGCCTAAAAAGAGATTATCCATCACCGTACGGTCAAGGCATTGGTTCAGCTCCTGATGCACCATCGCCACGCCGTTTTCCAGCGCATCCTTGGGAGACTTAAAATCGATCAACGTATTGTCAAGAAAAAAACGCCCTTCGTCCTTCGCATAAATACCGAACAAGCACTTCATCATCGTCGATTTTCCGGCGCCGTTTTCTCCCATCAATCCGACTACAGCGCCTCTTTTAACCGTCAAACTGATATTTTCCAATACCTTGTTCTTGGCAAAAGACTTTGAAAGATTTTTAATTTCCAGTACCGTGTCTTCCATAACTATTCCTTATATGGTTTTCGTTTTCGGAGTAGAAAGCTCCCCGTACAGCACATCCGATAACTTTTTTAATTCTTTTATACCTTTGATACATTCTACGGTAAGCATTGATTCCGCCATAAGACAAGATATATCGAATGACGGAAAGCACTACTTGAAAAGAAAACGGTAATGCATAACGCATCATCTTCTGAAAGTTACGCATTACCGGTTATACATTGCCAATTATTAATACTTCAGCTTGCCGGTGTAGTCTGCGCCGGAGTTGGTCTTTACCATATTGACGGCGAATGCGTCAAAGTTATTCAGGTTGGTAAAGCGATCCAAGCAGCTGGATTCGTTTTGTCCGTCGCCCTGTACGATTGTCAGGTCGAGGTTCAAAAGCGGTGCATAGTATTTCAGTGCCGGCACATACGAAGAAGAAAGGAAGTTGTCGGCAGAGTTGTAGATTGTCAACAATACCTTTTTCTTATCGGCCTGTGTCTGCTTGATGCCTGCGTCGCGGCTGCCGCCGGAGTAGTTCTGCCAGTTTTCGGCATTTACACCTGAGTTTTCAGCCATGATAGCTTTTACATCGCCCCAGTACTGTACGGGTGCGGTAATCTTGTTGCCGTATTTGTCGGCGACGGAGATACCCTGCGTATATACGGCTTCTCCGGTTAAACCGTCGAGCAAATTGCGTAATACCTGCAATGTTGCAGTCGCCTGTGCGTCTACGTTCTGAGAGACGGTACCGGAAAGTTTGCCGCTTCCGATTGCTTCGATAGCGTCTGCGTTTGCGTCATAGCCGAAGATCGGAACGCCTGCCGGATAGTTTGAAGCCTGTAAACAGCCCATTGCCATACCGTCGTTGTTAGAAACAACCATGTCGATCTGGTCTGCAAATTTGGTTGCCCAGCCGCCCATCGCTTCGGTAGCGGCATTTGCGTTCCACGTTGAACCGTCGGTTCCGGTCATAGCTTTTCCTTCAAGCTCTACTACTTTTAATGTCTTTCCTGCAATAGTGATGGAACCGTCCTGCACAACGCCCGGGTCGGTAGAACCTGCCCATGTACCGAGCGCCCGTCTGATACCTTCCGTTCTCGCCTTGGAATCGTTATGGCCTACGTCTCCGATGCAGAGCACATAGCCTAAAACACCGTCGCCGTTGCGGTCAATCGAAGCGTCAGCCTTTGCAAGGAAGTTCATAATCAGTTCCCCTTGAACGGCTCCGCCGCCTGCAGCGTCAAAACCGACATAGTAGGTTTTGTCGTTCCAGTTCATCGTCGTCATGTCGATTGCACCGGTCGTCGGATCGGACGGCTGCCGGTTAAAGAACACAAGCGGCTTATCCTTATTGAGCGTTGCGGCAGTCTTTCCTCCGCAGCTTGCAAGGACCAAAAGGCTGCACGCCAGTACAGCCAATACAACTTTGTAAGATACTTTTGAAACACAGTTCATCGTTATCTTCCTCCTCAAAATAAGTCGGTACCATGATATATCGGTGCTGCAAAATCCGCCGTCAGCCGCTCATACGGATAGATACAACTGATAAGGACTTGCGGCACACTACCGGTACCGTTTCGTATTATACTATATGAATGCAAATTTTTCAAAACTTTTTGTCCATTTTTTTCATTTTTAATGCTCAAAATACGGATTTAGTACCCACAATACAGGCGTATTTCAAATAGCGTCCGCTTCGTTTGCCGCGTGGATATAGTCTTTTTTACGATAAAAGGATATATTATATCTAAGGAAGACTTCTAAAAACCGAAGTTTTTAGAAGTTCGCATTAGTAGTGTTCCCTACAGTTATGGGATGAACAAAGGCGGTTTTGTATGGATAATCTGAAAAAAAACTTATCGGATAAGAAAAAAGAGCGGGAAGATTTACAAACAATGCTTAATTCATTGTATAGAGAATACGGCGAAACGCAATTTGAATATGTTTCGCAACGGAAAGAAGCTCTTCCGCATATTGACGAACAAGATTTTGAAACATGGAAATCGCTGAGAGAAGACCGGCAAAAAGATGCGAATACCATTTTAAGCATCAAAACGGCACAATCACGGCAAAGCGAATTAAAAGCGTTCTACAGTGAAGTTGATAAAGTATTACACGATCAACAGCGTGCATATCAAAAAGCGCGGGATAATTTTATTCTGCTTTTCTTCCAAACCTATCAACACACCTCTTTACCGTCTATCGAGCAGATTGTTCAAGCCATTAAACCGGTACAGGAATCCATCGAAAAAACACAACAGGAAAAACAGGCCGTTGAACAGCAAAAAAACGACGCTCATTTTTTTAAAAAACTAACGTTGAGCCCCCAATTGCTGTCGTTAAAAGGGAGATTGAATAGCCTGCAGAAAAAAATGAATGAGCAAATCATTGCAGCCGGAGATGAACTTCTAACGGATGATATTATAATGGAAGCACGCGGCTCAGCCTTTCCGGAACAGCTTGAACCTGCATATATTGAGCTTAAAGCAATCGTTTCCAAGCAGGACGAAATGGAAGACAGAAAAGAAACGCTGGATACCGAACAGAAAAAACTTGAAGAAACTTTAGCGGAATGCGGCGTTACGGATAGCCCGCAAAAGCGGATCAATATGCTAACGGATATGATAAAGGATACGGATAAAAAGATTGAAGAAGCCGAAAGACAGCAAGGCATGCAATACAGCAATGTTTTTTATACTGATGCCGGTCAACGCAATGGAGAAGCATTGACTGATGTACCGGAGCTGTTTAAACCGTATTTGGAATCTATTGCGGAGTACCGTGTAAAACTTGAAAAAAACGCGATCGATATTGAATACACAGAAAATGAGATTGCGCGTAGCAGCGAAATGCATAAAATAGAAACGTTACAAAACGCTATCTCCGGATACAAGGACAGTATTGCTCAATACGAAAAGCTCATCGAAACAGCACAACGGGACATTGCACGTGCGGAAGAAATAAAACAGGGACTTGAGGAAAGAAATAATGAGCTGAAACCTCAAGGTTCTGCGGACTGAAGGGAAATTCGGCTGATAGGGGCAAGTTCCCACTTTTTCGGTTTAAAGAATCCCCGCGCATATACAGCACCGAAACCCGGTTCATAAAGATGGATTTTCCGTACTTGCTTTGTGATGTTCCATTTTTTGATATACATACCGTAAGATTCCAGAAAATTGAGCGGTTCCAGCTTAGTAAAACCGCACCGGGTGTCATAAGCAGCTGTTGCAATTTCAATGTATACACTGTAGGGAGCATCAAGTTCCATCTCAAGAGGGTTCTGGTCTTGAGTAAAGCACGCTCCAACTTGTACGCTCACGATATTATCTATCGGTAAGAGTACCTCAACAGGATATCCTCCATAGCCGAATGAGATCCGTGCATTACGGAGTATTTCCCCCGAAATTTCAAGCCGCTTATTGTTCGGAGCAAGATAGCGGTACATACAATCGATCAATTCAAATAAGTTAATACTTGTATCTGCTGCTGTGCTGAGTATGAGTTCTATATCATTCACCGTTGAATGATATAGAACATTCTCCGGTATCGGCATGGCTGAAATTACTTCTTTAATGGCAGGATACGCCTCATCGGCACTCATTCCCGCCAGCTGAAAAGAAGAGAAAGAAAAAAGAAATAAGATAGGCAATAGCTTTTTAAACATTATCAATAAAATCCTTTATTTTTATTTACGGCAGTGTCCATTCTATTTTTTTTGTTTCGCGCTGCTCGAAAGCTTCGGCAAGCAGCGGCATGATGTTTATCCGTGCAAAGATATCTTCGGCGTCTTGCCGCCGCGTATGCAGCACCGGATGTTTGGGAGAAAACAGCACACAGCAATCTTCATACGGCAAGATGGAAGTTTGGTATGTCCCGATATCGACCGCGTACCGTATAATCTCTTCCTTGTCCATACCGATAAGCGGCCGCAGAATGGGAAGTTTTGCACAGCCGTCGGTAACGGTAAGGTTTTCGATCGTTTGGCTTGCGACCTGCGCAAGGCTTTCGCCCGTAACCAAGCACTGGGCATTGATTTTTCCGGCGAGCATCTCCGCGGTGTGCATCATACACATACGGAGCAGCAGCGTCAAATACGGTTCCGGCACCGTCCGCTTTAAGTGCTGCTGTACCTTGGTAAACGACACAACGGTCAAGTATCCGCCGAGTCCGTACCGAGCCAAGATGCCGGCTAAGGTTTCCACCTTTTGCTGGGCTTCCGGCGACGTATACGGATGGGAGTGAAAGTATACGTAATCAACCTTCATACCGCGGAAAAGCATTTTGTAACCGGCGACGGGAGAATCGATTCCTCCCGACAACAGCAGCAGCGCCCGCCCCGAACAGCCGCAGGGGAGTCCTCTCCGGGCGGTATGCTCCACGCCGTAGATGAACGCCTGCTTTTCGCGCACCTCGATGCTGATGACCGCGTCGGGGTGATGCACATCGACGGTCAAAATCTTCGCCGTATGGATGGTTCCGCCTACTTCCCGCGCAATATCGTAAGAGGTAAGCGGAAATTGTTTGTCGGCACGGCGGGCTTCAATTTTAAAGGTGCGCGCCCCTTGAGCCTGCAGTACGCAGGCTTCGGCAACAGCCGTCGCGGAAATAGCTTCGAGCGTTTTATCCGCCGGCTTTGCCTGCGCCCAGCTTGTAATGCCGAAAAGATGATTCAAAGCCGCTTCCACCCGCGGCTGCAGGGACACATCCGCCCGTACATACATCCGTCCGGCGCGCACCTGTACGTTCGGCGGTGTTCCGTCAAAATAGCTTCTAAAGTTTTGCGCAAGCCGCCGCTCAAAATCCTTTAAGTTCCCTTTTTTAAGATTTATCTCTCCGATTTTTGCCAGATAAAAAAGTTCCGCCATGTCAGTCTCGTTAAACCTCCGTTACATTATTACATTGCTAAATTGTGCCCGCAATGGCGGTGCCGAACGTAATTGCATGGTCGAGGGATACCAAATCAAAGTAGATGCCGCGCTCTTGCGTAAGCGCCGTGTAAAGGTGCGCAATGACGGCTTCGTGCAAATGGTGCGTTTTAAAAAACGTTGTTCCCTCTGCGAGGATACAGACGGGCAAAGCGGGATTTTTCCCCTTGCCTGTTTTAATGACAGCAGCCGCGATATTGCCCGCAGCGAGCCGCGCCGTACGCATAATCACCGCATCCAATATCCGGTAGAGTACCTCGCGGTCTTCTTCCGTGCCGCCGGCTAAAAGAAGCCCCAACGGAGTTTGGTCTGAATACGGCGCCTGCAAAAAGCGGTTCACATCGATGAGCGGAATGTCGGCAACGGCAGCAAGGGCTTTTTTGACGCCGGCGGAAAAAAGATTATCCGCAGCGGCTGCCCGTATCATCACCGAAGCAACCGATCCGAGGTAGGCGCCCGAGCACATTTTTTCAAACCAAAACATCTGCGGCTGGTCGGTTTTTTTGGTAAACGCTTCGTCAAAATCGCTGCGGGGCTGTTTGTTCGACTTTCCCGACTCGCAGACGACAATCTGTGCGGGCAGCGTTACGGTACCGGCGCTGTTCGATGCAATTTTAGGGATGTCTTGATATTCGATATATGCGGCGTTCATTCCGGTTCCGAGGATAAACCCTACATACGAATCATACTTTTTCCCGCCGACGGCAGTAGAGGCTCCTGCGAGGAGCGCCGCAACCGTATCGTTCAAAAGCACAATGCGTTTCAGCTTATTCCAGCCCCGCCGCATCAGCGCCGCCTCCAGAGTTTGACCGACTAATGAGCCGATTACTTCGGGTGCTTTGATCTCTTTGGAAAATTGCAGCACTTCGCCGTCGCCTGCAGGGGTAATTTTTATCGCATACGAAAAACAAAAAGCGATGGGATCCGCCGCATTCTTTAAATGATCTAAATAAGAAGCGATCGTCTCAAAAAACTCCGCTTTGGAATATTCCCGATCGGTTGCCGGCATCGGTTTCCGTTCAATCTGACTAATAGACGGAATGCTGTTTTCGTCAAAGGTAACCAAACATGAGCGGAAATTGGTTCCGCCCGCATCGATAACGATAACCGACGTATTCTTAGGCGGCTGCTGAGGAGGCATAAACCACGTCGGTATCATATCCAGTGCCGGCCCCGTACCGACGGGAATAGCCGGATACTGTTTAAGGCCTTCTTCCATGTCGTAAAGCAGCGTATCGATAACCGTATTGACCGTAGGGCCTTCCCCATCAAAATTATGCCGGCCGAAAAACGCAGCAACTGAATGCCGAATGTCCATTGTAATGCCTCCCGATAAATTCATGGGGATGTCTCAAAAGTTGGTTACTTTTTCGACATCCCCGCGAGTTTAAAACTAAGTCTTTATAAAGTAATGACTTAGTTTTAAACATCGCATCTAAATCTAAGGAAACTGTCCAAAAACTGAAGTTTTTGGACAGCTCAAAGCATCTCTAAAAACTAACCGAGTTTTTAGAGATGCCCATTCTATAATAGCGGAATGCTCTGCCCAGCGCACTGTGCCCGCATGTCGTCGGGCCATACCGAAACCTGCGTTTCGCCGATATGCGCTTTCCGCAAGAAAAACATACAGAGCCGCGACTGCCCGATCCCTCCTCCGATGGTTTGAGAGAGTTCCCCGTTCAGCAGCTTGGTATGAAAGAACAACGATGCCCGTTCCATGCACTTGCGGGCAGCAAGCTGTTGCCGCATCGTTTCGGGACTTACCCTGATCCCCATCGACGATAGTTCAAGCACATCCCGCAATACGGGATTCCACACCAGCAAGTCTCCGTTTAACCCGTGCCGTCCGCCGCCGGTTTCGGTAATCCAGTCGTCATAGTCGGGCGCGCGGCCGTCGTGCGGTTCTCCATTTGCAAGCGGAGCGCCGATACCGATTAAAAAGACCGCACCGTGCTGTTGGGTGCATTTCCGTTCCCGTTCCTTTGCGGAAAGGTGCGGATATTGCGCATAGAGGTCTTCCGCATGGATAAAGGTAATATGATTCGGCAAAATCGGCTCGATTGCGGAATAGTTATCATAGATAAAAAACTCGGTACATTTCAGGCAATCGTATATTTTTTCTACGGTTGCTTTTAAAAACTCAAGAGTTCGGCAGGATTCCTCCATTGCAAGCTCCCAGTCCCACTGATCGACATACAGCGAATGAATATTATCGAGCTCCTCATCGGCACGGATCGCATTCATATCGGTATAAATCCCAAAGCCGGGCTGTAATCCCATTTCCGCTATTTTAACACGTTTCCATTTTGCAAGCGAGTGAACGATTTCAAGCTCCTGTTCGTTCATGTCCTTTACCGGAAAGTGAACAGCCCGTTCTATACCGTTCAGGTCGTCGTTTAACCCCTTCCCTCTTGGTACAAAGAGCGGCGCCGTAACACGGGTTAAATGCAGCCGTGTAGACAATGTAAGCTGAAAAAAGTTTTTAATACGGATGATAGCCTGTTCCGTTTCTTTACCGCTTAAAATCGGCCGGTAGTGCTCCGGAATATAAAGGTGCGACATAAACTTTAACTTTCCTTAGGGCGCCTTTAAAAGTTAATTTGATTTTTAGAAGATGCCCGACGAGAGAATATGCCAATCTATCTTTTTTTTGAGGAAAAAACAAGAGGACAGCCGCCTCGCACAGGAGAAAGGTAACCGCTTAAAGTATTTC is a window encoding:
- a CDS encoding sugar ABC transporter ATP-binding protein, with the protein product MEDTVLEIKNLSKSFAKNKVLENISLTVKRGAVVGLMGENGAGKSTMMKCLFGIYAKDEGRFFLDNTLIDFKSPKDALENGVAMVHQELNQCLDRTVMDNLFLGRYPVRFGAVNETKMQKDTDALFASLGMSVNARTIMRTMSVSQRQMVEIAKAVSYNAKVIVLDEPTSSLTEPEVIKLFSIVRTLSKRGVSFVYISHKMDEIFQICSEVAVLRDGRLTLAKNIHDTNMNELISAMVGRSLEKRFPDVDNTVGDDYFEVRNLSTRYEPQLKDISFTVKKGEIFGLYGLVGAGRSELLESIFGLRTVASGEMILDGKKLHFSNSKDAMAYNFAPVTEERKFNGMFGKASIKFNTVIANIETYKTFGVLSNRKMQEAADREIKTMHTKCVSADELISALSGGNQQKVIIGKWLERQPDILLLDEPTRGIDVGAKYEIYQLIIKMAKAGKTIIVVSSEMPEILGITNRIAVMSNYRLAGIVDTATTDQEALLRLSARYL
- a CDS encoding substrate-binding domain-containing protein, which codes for MNCVSKVSYKVVLAVLACSLLVLASCGGKTAATLNKDKPLVFFNRQPSDPTTGAIDMTTMNWNDKTYYVGFDAAGGGAVQGELIMNFLAKADASIDRNGDGVLGYVLCIGDVGHNDSKARTEGIRRALGTWAGSTDPGVVQDGSITIAGKTLKVVELEGKAMTGTDGSTWNANAATEAMGGWATKFADQIDMVVSNNDGMAMGCLQASNYPAGVPIFGYDANADAIEAIGSGKLSGTVSQNVDAQATATLQVLRNLLDGLTGEAVYTQGISVADKYGNKITAPVQYWGDVKAIMAENSGVNAENWQNYSGGSRDAGIKQTQADKKKVLLTIYNSADNFLSSSYVPALKYYAPLLNLDLTIVQGDGQNESSCLDRFTNLNNFDAFAVNMVKTNSGADYTGKLKY
- the asnA gene encoding aspartate--ammonia ligase, with protein sequence MSHLYIPEHYRPILSGKETEQAIIRIKNFFQLTLSTRLHLTRVTAPLFVPRGKGLNDDLNGIERAVHFPVKDMNEQELEIVHSLAKWKRVKIAEMGLQPGFGIYTDMNAIRADEELDNIHSLYVDQWDWELAMEESCRTLEFLKATVEKIYDCLKCTEFFIYDNYSAIEPILPNHITFIHAEDLYAQYPHLSAKERERKCTQQHGAVFLIGIGAPLANGEPHDGRAPDYDDWITETGGGRHGLNGDLLVWNPVLRDVLELSSMGIRVSPETMRQQLAARKCMERASLFFHTKLLNGELSQTIGGGIGQSRLCMFFLRKAHIGETQVSVWPDDMRAQCAGQSIPLL
- a CDS encoding hexokinase family protein; the encoded protein is MDIRHSVAAFFGRHNFDGEGPTVNTVIDTLLYDMEEGLKQYPAIPVGTGPALDMIPTWFMPPQQPPKNTSVIVIDAGGTNFRSCLVTFDENSIPSISQIERKPMPATDREYSKAEFFETIASYLDHLKNAADPIAFCFSYAIKITPAGDGEVLQFSKEIKAPEVIGSLVGQTLEAALMRRGWNKLKRIVLLNDTVAALLAGASTAVGGKKYDSYVGFILGTGMNAAYIEYQDIPKIASNSAGTVTLPAQIVVCESGKSNKQPRSDFDEAFTKKTDQPQMFWFEKMCSGAYLGSVASVMIRAAAADNLFSAGVKKALAAVADIPLIDVNRFLQAPYSDQTPLGLLLAGGTEEDREVLYRILDAVIMRTARLAAGNIAAAVIKTGKGKNPALPVCILAEGTTFFKTHHLHEAVIAHLYTALTQERGIYFDLVSLDHAITFGTAIAGTI
- the thiI gene encoding tRNA uracil 4-sulfurtransferase ThiI is translated as MAELFYLAKIGEINLKKGNLKDFERRLAQNFRSYFDGTPPNVQVRAGRMYVRADVSLQPRVEAALNHLFGITSWAQAKPADKTLEAISATAVAEACVLQAQGARTFKIEARRADKQFPLTSYDIAREVGGTIHTAKILTVDVHHPDAVISIEVREKQAFIYGVEHTARRGLPCGCSGRALLLLSGGIDSPVAGYKMLFRGMKVDYVYFHSHPYTSPEAQQKVETLAGILARYGLGGYLTVVSFTKVQQHLKRTVPEPYLTLLLRMCMMHTAEMLAGKINAQCLVTGESLAQVASQTIENLTVTDGCAKLPILRPLIGMDKEEIIRYAVDIGTYQTSILPYEDCCVLFSPKHPVLHTRRQDAEDIFARINIMPLLAEAFEQRETKKIEWTLP